Proteins from one Salarias fasciatus chromosome 14, fSalaFa1.1, whole genome shotgun sequence genomic window:
- the LOC115400502 gene encoding von Willebrand factor A domain-containing protein 5A-like isoform X6: MNRCGLLTSKKEPVPLKSIEVELEVRDHVATVVSTLNYQNKEDKPIEAVFVFPLPGDAAVCHFSAKMGQKEIVAEVKEKQEACEEYDDALSSGQQAFLLEESDQSPDIFSMSVGCLPPGESASIRLEYVTELAVQADEGLRFCLPAVLNPRYTPQGSKATAVQVNSVPASLVPYSLSFSARVSSPRPISKVESSCSLDPLQFLNTDQTQATVKLGAGHKFDRDVEVLIYYKDAHQPTAVVEAGQASAKPGTLMGDPVVMVSLFPEFPQSVMSSVASCGEFVFLMDRSGSMRSNMNNKDRSQTRISSARDTLLLLLKSLPMGCYFNIYSFGSSFEHIFPKSVEYSQQTMEEALKRVGTMAANLGGTEILKPLKHIYEQPCIPNQPRQLFVFTDGEVGNTKEVIDLVKKNSGSHRCFSFGIGEGASSALINGLAKEGGGHAQFITGSDRMQPKVMQSLRFALQPAVVDISITWDLPKDVSVTVLSPPITALFQGQRSLVYGQLSGQSSEAAEGCVTVKYSLAGHPTQNQLHFSLKPEEDTGLTVHRLGARTLIRSLEMEGRESRGEQHTGVKEKVVALSIQSGVSSCFTAFIAVNKGDGEVIQGPLVRRNVPAPRMMMRKACFSAPLSQDGLVCPGPRPRAVPKSFGGSARSLRKSCAEKSSLKKKSPGAADSTQPEVKPPPCDPLLQLVSLQKASGFWMLDSALAAALGKTSEEVKKSKPELVSSEVWATILALIWLQEFQTDAKDEWQILAGKAVLWLQAQNAPNVTECVDAGNALLGCRVQKDALGL; encoded by the exons ATGAACCGCTGTGGTCTGTTGACTTCGAAGAAGGAACCAG TCCCTCTGAAGAGCAttgaggtggagctggaggtgagggACCATGTGGCTACAGTGGTCTCCACTCTGAACTACCAGAACAAAGAGGACAAACCCATCGAGGCGGTTTTTGTCTTCCCTCTGCCTGGAGATGCCGCTGTCTGTCATTTCAGTGCCAAGATGGGACAGAAGGAGATTGTGGCTGAGGTGAAGGAGAAACAGGAG GCTTGTGAGGAGTATGATGATGCTTTGAGCTCCGGTCAGCAGGctttcctgctggaggagagtgaTCAGAGTCCAGATATCTTCTCAATGAGTGTGGGCTGTCTGCCTCCAGGAGAGAGCGCCTCCATCAGGCTGGAGTACGTCACTGAGCTGGCAGTGCAGGCTGATGAGGGGCTGAGGTTTTGTCTGCCTGCTGTGCTCAACCCTCGATACACACCTCAGG GTAGTAAAGCTACAGCTGTCCAGGTGAACTCTGTTCCAGCCTCTCTGGTTCCTTACAGTCTGTCTTTTTCTGCTCGAGTGTCCTCTCCTCGTCCCATCTCTAAAGTGGAGTCCAGCTGTTCCCTGGATCCTCTCCAGTTCCTGAACACAGACCAAACCCAGGCCACG gtgaagctgggTGCAGGACACAAGTTTGACAGAGATGTTGAAGTGCTGATATATTACAAAGATGCCCACCAGCCCACTGCTGTGGTGGAAGCAGGACAGGCCTCTGCAAAACCtg GCACTCTGATGGGTGATCCAGTGGTGATGGTGAGCCTGTTCCCTGAGTTTCCTCAGTCTGTCATGTCTTCAGTGGCTTCCTGTGGAGAGTTTGTGTTCCTCATGGATCGATCTGGAAGTATGAGGAGCAATATgaacaacaaagacagaagtCAGACTCGCATCAGCAGTGCAAGG GatacactgctgctgctgttgaagagTCTACCAATGGGCTGCTATTTCAACATCTATAGTTTTGGATCCAGCTTTGAGCACATCTTCCC TAAAAGTGTGGAGTACAGTCAGCAGACCATGGAGGAGGCCCTGAAGAGAGTTGGGACAATGGCGGCAAATCTGGGAGGAACAGAAATTCTGAAGCCTCTCAAGCATATTTATGAGCAGCCCTGCATTCCCAATCAGCCCAGACaa ctgtttgtcttcactgatgGAGAGGTGGGAAACACCAAAGAAGTCATTGATCTGGTTAAGAAGAATTCAGGCTCTCACAG GTGTTTCTCCTTCGGGATCGGGGAAGGAGCCAGCTCTGCTCTCATCAATGGGTTGGCCAAAGAGGGAGGGGGTCACgctcagttcatcacaggaagtgacaggatgCAGCCAAAG GTGATGCAGTCGCTGCGGTTCGCTCTGCAGCCAGCTGTGGTGGACATTTCCATCACATGGGATTTACCAAAGGACGTGTCTGtcactgtcctctctccacCAATCACAGCACTTTTCCAGGGTCAGCGGTCGCTGGTTTACGGCCAACTCAGTGGACAG AGCTCCGAGGCTGCAGAGGGCTGTGTGACGGTGAAGTACAGCCTGGCAGGTCATCCCACTCAGAACCAGCTGCACTTCAGCCTGAAACCTGAAGAAGATACTGG GTTAACAGTCCACAGGCTGGGAGCTCGGACTCTGATTCGCTCTCtggagatggagggaagagagagcagaggggagCAGCACACAGGAGTGAAGGAGAAGGTGGTGGCTCTCAGCATCCAATCAGGAGTGAGCAGTTGTTTCACTGCCTTCATTGCTGTCAACAAAGGTGATGGCGAGGTGATCCAAGGACCTTTGGTGCGTCGAAATGTTCCAGCACCCA GAATGATGATGAGAAAGGCCTGTTTCTCTGCACCAT TGTCGCAAGACGgcctggtctgtcctggtcccagACCCCGGGCTGTGCCAAAGAGCTTTGGTGGTTCTGCAAGAAGTTTGA GGAAGTCTTGTGCTGAGAAATctagtctgaaaaaaaaatcac CTGGTGCTGCAGACTCGACTCAACCTGAAGTGAAGCCGCCGCCCTGCgaccctctgctgcagctggtctcccTCCAGAAAGCTTCAGGTTTCTGGATGCTGGATTcagctctggctgctgcactGGGAAAGACGAGCGAAGAGGTGAAAAAGTCCAAACCTGAACTG GTGAGCAGTGAAGTGTGGGCCACCATTTTGGCTCTAATCTGGCTTCAGGAGTTTCAGACCGATGCAAAGGACGAGTGGCAGATTCTGGCTGGAAAGGCTGTGTTGTGGCTTCAAGCTCAGAACG CTCCAAACGTGACAGAATGTGTGGATGCTGGAAATGCTCTTCTGGGTTGCAGAGTGCAGAAAGATGCTCTGGGACTCTGA
- the LOC115400502 gene encoding von Willebrand factor A domain-containing protein 5A-like isoform X5, with the protein MNRCGLLTSKKEPVPLKSIEVELEVRDHVATVVSTLNYQNKEDKPIEAVFVFPLPGDAAVCHFSAKMGQKEIVAEVKEKQEACEEYDDALSSGQQAFLLEESDQSPDIFSMSVGCLPPGESASIRLEYVTELAVQADEGLRFCLPAVLNPRYTPQGSKATAVQVNSVPASLVPYSLSFSARVSSPRPISKVESSCSLDPLQFLNTDQTQATVKLGAGHKFDRDVEVLIYYKDAHQPTAVVEAGQASAKPGTLMGDPVVMVSLFPEFPQSVMSSVASCGEFVFLMDRSGSMRSNMNNKDRSQTRISSARDTLLLLLKSLPMGCYFNIYSFGSSFEHIFPKSVEYSQQTMEEALKRVGTMAANLGGTEILKPLKHIYEQPCIPNQPRQLFVFTDGEVGNTKEVIDLVKKNSGSHRCFSFGIGEGASSALINGLAKEGGGHAQFITGSDRMQPKVMQSLRFALQPAVVDISITWDLPKDVSVTVLSPPITALFQGQRSLVYGQLSGQSSEAAEGCVTVKYSLAGHPTQNQLHFSLKPEEDTGLTVHRLGARTLIRSLEMEGRESRGEQHTGVKEKVVALSIQSGVSSCFTAFIAVNKGDGEVIQGPLVRRNVPAPRMMMRKACFSAPSMNASIACSNSIPKYAPMMGCFSAERRRKSCAEKSSLKKKSPGAADSTQPEVKPPPCDPLLQLVSLQKASGFWMLDSALAAALGKTSEEVKKSKPELVSSEVWATILALIWLQEFQTDAKDEWQILAGKAVLWLQAQNAPNVTECVDAGNALLGCRVQKDALGL; encoded by the exons ATGAACCGCTGTGGTCTGTTGACTTCGAAGAAGGAACCAG TCCCTCTGAAGAGCAttgaggtggagctggaggtgagggACCATGTGGCTACAGTGGTCTCCACTCTGAACTACCAGAACAAAGAGGACAAACCCATCGAGGCGGTTTTTGTCTTCCCTCTGCCTGGAGATGCCGCTGTCTGTCATTTCAGTGCCAAGATGGGACAGAAGGAGATTGTGGCTGAGGTGAAGGAGAAACAGGAG GCTTGTGAGGAGTATGATGATGCTTTGAGCTCCGGTCAGCAGGctttcctgctggaggagagtgaTCAGAGTCCAGATATCTTCTCAATGAGTGTGGGCTGTCTGCCTCCAGGAGAGAGCGCCTCCATCAGGCTGGAGTACGTCACTGAGCTGGCAGTGCAGGCTGATGAGGGGCTGAGGTTTTGTCTGCCTGCTGTGCTCAACCCTCGATACACACCTCAGG GTAGTAAAGCTACAGCTGTCCAGGTGAACTCTGTTCCAGCCTCTCTGGTTCCTTACAGTCTGTCTTTTTCTGCTCGAGTGTCCTCTCCTCGTCCCATCTCTAAAGTGGAGTCCAGCTGTTCCCTGGATCCTCTCCAGTTCCTGAACACAGACCAAACCCAGGCCACG gtgaagctgggTGCAGGACACAAGTTTGACAGAGATGTTGAAGTGCTGATATATTACAAAGATGCCCACCAGCCCACTGCTGTGGTGGAAGCAGGACAGGCCTCTGCAAAACCtg GCACTCTGATGGGTGATCCAGTGGTGATGGTGAGCCTGTTCCCTGAGTTTCCTCAGTCTGTCATGTCTTCAGTGGCTTCCTGTGGAGAGTTTGTGTTCCTCATGGATCGATCTGGAAGTATGAGGAGCAATATgaacaacaaagacagaagtCAGACTCGCATCAGCAGTGCAAGG GatacactgctgctgctgttgaagagTCTACCAATGGGCTGCTATTTCAACATCTATAGTTTTGGATCCAGCTTTGAGCACATCTTCCC TAAAAGTGTGGAGTACAGTCAGCAGACCATGGAGGAGGCCCTGAAGAGAGTTGGGACAATGGCGGCAAATCTGGGAGGAACAGAAATTCTGAAGCCTCTCAAGCATATTTATGAGCAGCCCTGCATTCCCAATCAGCCCAGACaa ctgtttgtcttcactgatgGAGAGGTGGGAAACACCAAAGAAGTCATTGATCTGGTTAAGAAGAATTCAGGCTCTCACAG GTGTTTCTCCTTCGGGATCGGGGAAGGAGCCAGCTCTGCTCTCATCAATGGGTTGGCCAAAGAGGGAGGGGGTCACgctcagttcatcacaggaagtgacaggatgCAGCCAAAG GTGATGCAGTCGCTGCGGTTCGCTCTGCAGCCAGCTGTGGTGGACATTTCCATCACATGGGATTTACCAAAGGACGTGTCTGtcactgtcctctctccacCAATCACAGCACTTTTCCAGGGTCAGCGGTCGCTGGTTTACGGCCAACTCAGTGGACAG AGCTCCGAGGCTGCAGAGGGCTGTGTGACGGTGAAGTACAGCCTGGCAGGTCATCCCACTCAGAACCAGCTGCACTTCAGCCTGAAACCTGAAGAAGATACTGG GTTAACAGTCCACAGGCTGGGAGCTCGGACTCTGATTCGCTCTCtggagatggagggaagagagagcagaggggagCAGCACACAGGAGTGAAGGAGAAGGTGGTGGCTCTCAGCATCCAATCAGGAGTGAGCAGTTGTTTCACTGCCTTCATTGCTGTCAACAAAGGTGATGGCGAGGTGATCCAAGGACCTTTGGTGCGTCGAAATGTTCCAGCACCCA GAATGATGATGAGAAAGGCCTGTTTCTCTGCACCAT cgATGAACGCCAGCATTGCATGTTCTAATTCCATACCCAAGTATGCGCCAATGATGGGTTGCTTTTCTGCAGAACGTAGAA GGAAGTCTTGTGCTGAGAAATctagtctgaaaaaaaaatcac CTGGTGCTGCAGACTCGACTCAACCTGAAGTGAAGCCGCCGCCCTGCgaccctctgctgcagctggtctcccTCCAGAAAGCTTCAGGTTTCTGGATGCTGGATTcagctctggctgctgcactGGGAAAGACGAGCGAAGAGGTGAAAAAGTCCAAACCTGAACTG GTGAGCAGTGAAGTGTGGGCCACCATTTTGGCTCTAATCTGGCTTCAGGAGTTTCAGACCGATGCAAAGGACGAGTGGCAGATTCTGGCTGGAAAGGCTGTGTTGTGGCTTCAAGCTCAGAACG CTCCAAACGTGACAGAATGTGTGGATGCTGGAAATGCTCTTCTGGGTTGCAGAGTGCAGAAAGATGCTCTGGGACTCTGA
- the LOC115400502 gene encoding von Willebrand factor A domain-containing protein 5A-like isoform X1, which yields MNRCGLLTSKKEPVPLKSIEVELEVRDHVATVVSTLNYQNKEDKPIEAVFVFPLPGDAAVCHFSAKMGQKEIVAEVKEKQEACEEYDDALSSGQQAFLLEESDQSPDIFSMSVGCLPPGESASIRLEYVTELAVQADEGLRFCLPAVLNPRYTPQGSKATAVQVNSVPASLVPYSLSFSARVSSPRPISKVESSCSLDPLQFLNTDQTQATVKLGAGHKFDRDVEVLIYYKDAHQPTAVVEAGQASAKPGTLMGDPVVMVSLFPEFPQSVMSSVASCGEFVFLMDRSGSMRSNMNNKDRSQTRISSARDTLLLLLKSLPMGCYFNIYSFGSSFEHIFPKSVEYSQQTMEEALKRVGTMAANLGGTEILKPLKHIYEQPCIPNQPRQLFVFTDGEVGNTKEVIDLVKKNSGSHRCFSFGIGEGASSALINGLAKEGGGHAQFITGSDRMQPKVMQSLRFALQPAVVDISITWDLPKDVSVTVLSPPITALFQGQRSLVYGQLSGQSSEAAEGCVTVKYSLAGHPTQNQLHFSLKPEEDTGLTVHRLGARTLIRSLEMEGRESRGEQHTGVKEKVVALSIQSGVSSCFTAFIAVNKGDGEVIQGPLVRRNVPAPRMMMRKACFSAPSMNASIACSNSIPKYAPMMGCFSAERRMSQDGLVCPGPRPRAVPKSFGGSARSLRKSCAEKSSLKKKSPGAADSTQPEVKPPPCDPLLQLVSLQKASGFWMLDSALAAALGKTSEEVKKSKPELVSSEVWATILALIWLQEFQTDAKDEWQILAGKAVLWLQAQNAPNVTECVDAGNALLGCRVQKDALGL from the exons ATGAACCGCTGTGGTCTGTTGACTTCGAAGAAGGAACCAG TCCCTCTGAAGAGCAttgaggtggagctggaggtgagggACCATGTGGCTACAGTGGTCTCCACTCTGAACTACCAGAACAAAGAGGACAAACCCATCGAGGCGGTTTTTGTCTTCCCTCTGCCTGGAGATGCCGCTGTCTGTCATTTCAGTGCCAAGATGGGACAGAAGGAGATTGTGGCTGAGGTGAAGGAGAAACAGGAG GCTTGTGAGGAGTATGATGATGCTTTGAGCTCCGGTCAGCAGGctttcctgctggaggagagtgaTCAGAGTCCAGATATCTTCTCAATGAGTGTGGGCTGTCTGCCTCCAGGAGAGAGCGCCTCCATCAGGCTGGAGTACGTCACTGAGCTGGCAGTGCAGGCTGATGAGGGGCTGAGGTTTTGTCTGCCTGCTGTGCTCAACCCTCGATACACACCTCAGG GTAGTAAAGCTACAGCTGTCCAGGTGAACTCTGTTCCAGCCTCTCTGGTTCCTTACAGTCTGTCTTTTTCTGCTCGAGTGTCCTCTCCTCGTCCCATCTCTAAAGTGGAGTCCAGCTGTTCCCTGGATCCTCTCCAGTTCCTGAACACAGACCAAACCCAGGCCACG gtgaagctgggTGCAGGACACAAGTTTGACAGAGATGTTGAAGTGCTGATATATTACAAAGATGCCCACCAGCCCACTGCTGTGGTGGAAGCAGGACAGGCCTCTGCAAAACCtg GCACTCTGATGGGTGATCCAGTGGTGATGGTGAGCCTGTTCCCTGAGTTTCCTCAGTCTGTCATGTCTTCAGTGGCTTCCTGTGGAGAGTTTGTGTTCCTCATGGATCGATCTGGAAGTATGAGGAGCAATATgaacaacaaagacagaagtCAGACTCGCATCAGCAGTGCAAGG GatacactgctgctgctgttgaagagTCTACCAATGGGCTGCTATTTCAACATCTATAGTTTTGGATCCAGCTTTGAGCACATCTTCCC TAAAAGTGTGGAGTACAGTCAGCAGACCATGGAGGAGGCCCTGAAGAGAGTTGGGACAATGGCGGCAAATCTGGGAGGAACAGAAATTCTGAAGCCTCTCAAGCATATTTATGAGCAGCCCTGCATTCCCAATCAGCCCAGACaa ctgtttgtcttcactgatgGAGAGGTGGGAAACACCAAAGAAGTCATTGATCTGGTTAAGAAGAATTCAGGCTCTCACAG GTGTTTCTCCTTCGGGATCGGGGAAGGAGCCAGCTCTGCTCTCATCAATGGGTTGGCCAAAGAGGGAGGGGGTCACgctcagttcatcacaggaagtgacaggatgCAGCCAAAG GTGATGCAGTCGCTGCGGTTCGCTCTGCAGCCAGCTGTGGTGGACATTTCCATCACATGGGATTTACCAAAGGACGTGTCTGtcactgtcctctctccacCAATCACAGCACTTTTCCAGGGTCAGCGGTCGCTGGTTTACGGCCAACTCAGTGGACAG AGCTCCGAGGCTGCAGAGGGCTGTGTGACGGTGAAGTACAGCCTGGCAGGTCATCCCACTCAGAACCAGCTGCACTTCAGCCTGAAACCTGAAGAAGATACTGG GTTAACAGTCCACAGGCTGGGAGCTCGGACTCTGATTCGCTCTCtggagatggagggaagagagagcagaggggagCAGCACACAGGAGTGAAGGAGAAGGTGGTGGCTCTCAGCATCCAATCAGGAGTGAGCAGTTGTTTCACTGCCTTCATTGCTGTCAACAAAGGTGATGGCGAGGTGATCCAAGGACCTTTGGTGCGTCGAAATGTTCCAGCACCCA GAATGATGATGAGAAAGGCCTGTTTCTCTGCACCAT cgATGAACGCCAGCATTGCATGTTCTAATTCCATACCCAAGTATGCGCCAATGATGGGTTGCTTTTCTGCAGAACGTAGAA TGTCGCAAGACGgcctggtctgtcctggtcccagACCCCGGGCTGTGCCAAAGAGCTTTGGTGGTTCTGCAAGAAGTTTGA GGAAGTCTTGTGCTGAGAAATctagtctgaaaaaaaaatcac CTGGTGCTGCAGACTCGACTCAACCTGAAGTGAAGCCGCCGCCCTGCgaccctctgctgcagctggtctcccTCCAGAAAGCTTCAGGTTTCTGGATGCTGGATTcagctctggctgctgcactGGGAAAGACGAGCGAAGAGGTGAAAAAGTCCAAACCTGAACTG GTGAGCAGTGAAGTGTGGGCCACCATTTTGGCTCTAATCTGGCTTCAGGAGTTTCAGACCGATGCAAAGGACGAGTGGCAGATTCTGGCTGGAAAGGCTGTGTTGTGGCTTCAAGCTCAGAACG CTCCAAACGTGACAGAATGTGTGGATGCTGGAAATGCTCTTCTGGGTTGCAGAGTGCAGAAAGATGCTCTGGGACTCTGA
- the LOC115400016 gene encoding uncharacterized protein K02A2.6-like: MAGKADVLVELNGQKATLPLYVVKGDYPALMGRPWLEVMRLDWRAVNVVSTAPTRLSAVLKRHAAVFNDELGNMKGITVKLQVKPDTKPRFMKARTVPYALRLKVDAEIERLVNIGVMEPVPHSEWATPVVPVIKKDGSVRLCGDFKMTVNPALTVEQYPLPVIEDLFAGLTGGKTFSKIDLNQAYLQMSVEAESQELLTITTHRGLYRYRRLPFGITSAPAVFQRAMDQVLSGLSGIQCYLDDILVTGKNQEEHLENTLRRLKDYGLRVREDKCDFFKPAVEYLGHVIDADGLHTAPSKVTAITDAPAPENVGQLRSFLGLLNYYGKFIPHLATQLQPLHELLKAGNAWSWSKECEVAFNTAKSALTDKTVLTHFDQSLPLQLACDASPYGVGAVVSHITPTGEEKPIAFASRTLNKAEKNYPQIEKEALSIIFGIKKFHTYLYGRRFTLLTDHRPLTSIFGPHTGVPTLAASRMQRWALLLSAHDYDIRYRQSGAHANADSLSRLPLPEQPRNREQTIFYFEVVEGAPVTARQVRKETKGDPILSRVLDRVMRGDMSRVTGAPLELQPYFLRGKELTVTAGCLLWGMRVIIPKKLRESVLKELHSGHCGIVRMKELARSYFWWPGLDNDIKSKVKSCSSCQVIRNTPSLAPLHPWDWPAFPWQRIHLDFAGPIEGVMLLVAVDAHSKWPEVAVMSNITSEKTIQTLREMFCRFGLPEQVVTDNGPSFVSKEMEDFLQSNGIKHILSSPYHPSSNGLAERMVQTVKHALKASKSESPLKQPLDTFLLKYRNTPHTTTGTSPAYLLMKRRLRTRLDLLRPATPETSVQEKQQKQVDRRAKRSKDRQFSVGDAVLARNYTSKEKWTSATVVQKTGPVSYHVHTRDNQTWRRHVDQLLPGSATPPAVVTTDELTPNQGSVSPTVAVPSPPAELEAPESADPLVFESTPEPVPVPEPRRNPPRDRKPPERFR; this comes from the coding sequence ATGGCTGGCAAAGCAGACGTCCTTGTAGAACTGAACGGACAAAAAGCGACGCTTCCACTCTACGTGGTCAAGGGAGATTACCCAGCACTGATGGGCAGGCCGTGGCTGGAAGTAATGCGTCTCGACTGGAGAGCAGTCAACGTGGTGTCAACGGCGCCTACCAGACTATCAGCAGTTTTGAAGCGACATGCAGCTGTGTTTAACGACGAGCTGGGGAACATGAAAGGAATCACTGTCAAACTACAAGTCAAACCCGACACCAAACCACGCTTTATGAAGGCCAGAACTGTCCCCTACGCACTACGGCTGAAAGTGGACGCGGAAATTGAGAGACTGGTCAACATAGGAGTCATGGAACCAGTACCCCACAGCGAATGGGCCACCCCGGTGGTCCCGGTAATCAAGAAAGATGGATCAGTCCGCCTGTGTGGGGACTTCAAAATGACAGTGAACCCTGCGCTGACTGTGGAACAATACCCCCTCCCAGTGATCGAGGACCTGTTCGCGGGGTTGACTGGGGGAAAAACATTCAGTAAAATAGACCTGAATCAGGCCTACCTCCAGATGTCAGTTGAAGCAGAGTCACAGGAGCTCCTTACCATCACCACCCACAGGGGGCTCTACAGATACCGTCGCCTGCCGTTCGGCATCACCTCAGccccagcagtgtttcagagggCCATGGACCAGGTCTTGAGTGGTCTGTCTGGCATACAGTGTTATCTTGACGATATCCTGGTGACTGGTAAAAACCAAGAAGAACACCTGGAAAACACGCTGAGGAGACTCAAAGACTATGGCCTACGTGTTCGCGAGGACAAGTGTGACTTCTTCAAGCCAGCAGTAGAGTATCTGGGCCACGTCATTGACGCAGACGGACTTCACACTGCACCTTCGAAGGTGACCGCTATCACCGACGCCCCTGCTCCGGAGAACGTGGGACAGCTGAGGTCCTTTCTTGGACTTCTTAACTATTACGGCAAGTTCATTCCACATCTGGCTACGCAGTTGCAGCCCTTGCACGAGCTGCTGAAGGCGGGAAACGCCTGGTCGTGGTCAAAAGAGTGTGAGGTGGCATTTAACACGGCCAAATCAGCTCTGACAGACAAGACGGTGTTGACACACTTCGACCAGTCCCTGCCGCTGCAACTTGCCTGTGACGCGTCCCCATATGGGGTGGGGGCTGTTGTGTCCCACATCACACCGACTGGTGAGGAAAAGCCCATCGCGTTTGCTTCTCGGACATTGAACAAGGCAGAAAAGAACTACCCACAAATAGAGAAGGAGGCGTTGAGCATCATCTTTGGAATAAAGAAATTCCACACATACCTGTATGGAAGGAGATTTACGTTGCTGACGGACCACCGTCCCCTGACATCCATCTTTGGTCCACATACGGGAGTGCCGACTCTGGCAGCAAGCCGCATGCAGCGCTGGGCGTTGCTCCTCAGCGCACACGACTATGACATCCGGTATCGACAGTCGGGGGCTCATGCCAACGCGGACAGTCTGTCACGGCTTCCCCTTCCTGAGCAGCCCAGGAACAGAGAACAGACTATTTTCTACTTTGAGGTGGTCGAGGGTGCTCCTGTGACAGCTCGCCAGGTCAGGAAGGAAACAAAGGGGGACCCCATCCTCTCCAGGGTGCTGGACCGAGTCATGAGGGGGGACATGTCACGTGTTACAGGGGCTccgctggagctgcagccttACTTTTTGCGGGGGAAGGAGTTGACAGTGACTGCTGGATGCTTGCTCTGGGGAATGCGCGTCATAATTCCAAAAAAACTACGAGAATCGGTCCTGAAAGAGCTGCACTCAGGTCACTGCGGCATCGTCAGGATGAAGGAGTTAGCCCGCAGCTACTTCTGGTGGCCTGGGTTAGACAACGACATCAAGTCGAAAGTCAAGTCATGCTCATCATGCCAAGTCATCAGAAACACGCCAAGTCTCGCACCGCTACACCCCTGGGACTGGCCAGCATTCCCCTGGCAACGTATACATTTGGATTTTGCGGGGCCCATCGAGggagtgatgctgctggtgGCTGTGGACGCACACTCAAAGTGGCCAGAGGTGGCGGTCATGTCAAATATCACCTCGGAAAAGACCATTCAGACACTCAGGGAGATGTTCTGTCGATTTGGCCTACCAGAGCAGGTGGTCACGGATAATGGGCCCTCATTTGTGTCTAAGGAGATGGAAGATTTCCTGCAAAGCAATGGCATTAAGCACATCCTCTCCAGTCCATACCACCCCTCCAGCAACGGACTAGCGGAGAGAATGGTGCAAACGGTGAAACATGCTCTCAAAGCATCCAAAAGTGAGTCTCCCCTGAAGCAACCGCTTGACACCTTCCTCCTCAAGTATCGCAATACTCCCCACACAACGACTGGAACCTCACCAGCTTACCTTCTCATGAAGAGACGACTCCGGACACGCCTTGACCTGTTGCGCCCAGccacacctgaaacatccgTTCAAgagaagcaacaaaaacaggttGATCGGCGAGCCAAGAGGTCTAAAGACAGACAGTTTAGCGTGGGAGATGCCGTCCTAGCCCGCAACTACACCTCCAAAGAAAAGTGGACCTCCGCCACCGTTGTCCAGAAAACGGGGCCTGTTTCATACCATGTCCACACCCGAGACAATCAGACGTGGCGGAGACACGTGGACCAGTTACTGCCAGGTTCCGCGACACCCCCAGCTGTTGTGACCACCGATGAACTGACACCCAACCAGGGTAGTGTCTCGCCCACAGTAGCTGTGCCTTCGCCACCTGCAGAGCTGGAAGCGCCTGAGTCTGCAGACCCTCTGGTGTTCGAGTCGACGCCAGAACCGGTACCTGTTCCAGAGCCGAGACGCAACCCTCCCAGGGACAGGAAACCTCCAGAGCGTTTTAGGTAG